DNA sequence from the Salifodinibacter halophilus genome:
GCGCGACGAGGGCCGGCACAACTACAGCCCCATCTTCCAAGCCACACCGGCTGCAACCCGACTCGACGACGTCACGCTCGGCGCAACCCATGCGGATGCCGACGGCATCGCCGCTTTAGCCTTCGCCGTAGCCCATGCGCTGGATGCTAACGCGCCGGCACCCGATGGCTTAGACGACGCACTTACCGAGCACGCCAACGATATCGCCGAAGCGCTGAAATCCGCGCGCAAGCCATTAATCGTGGTTGGCACCGGACTCGGCCATGCGCCGGTCGTTGAAGCAGCCGGCAATGTTATGAGCGCGCTGGCGGCCGCCAACGATGCCACGCGCATGGTCTCGACATTGATGGAAGCCAACAGCCTCGGCATGGCCATGCTCGATGCACCCTCCGTCGATGGTGCCCTCGACGCGATCGAATCCGGCCAAGTCGACACGCTGGTCGTTAATCAAAACGACCTCTACGAGCGCGCACCAGCGAGCCGCGTGGACGCCGCGCTACGGCAACTCAAAAGCCTCGTCGTGCTCGACCACAGCCTGACCCGGACAACGGCGCGTGCCGACAGCGTGCTTCCCAGCGGCAGTTTCGCCGAATCCGATGGCACACTCATCAATAACGAAGGTCGCGCGCAGCGGTTTTTCCAAGTCTTTATCCCCGAAGGTCCGATGCAGGAGGCCTGGCGCTGGTGCGCCGATCTAGCACGGGCGCTGGAACGTCCGGTGCGTTGGAACGGCATGGACGATTTGATCGCTGGCCTGGTCGCGGACCTGCCTCAGTTCACCGGCATCGAGGACGCCGCGCCCAGCCAGAGTTTCCGCAAGGCGGGCATGCGTTTTCCGCGCAGCCCCCACCGAAACGCTGCACGCACCGCGCTCTACGCCGACGTCGACGTGCGCGAACGCCGACCGGAGGTCGATGCTGACTCGCCGCTTAGCTATTCGATGGAAGGCTATTACGGTACCGATCAGCCAAGTGAGCTACTCGCCTACGCATGGGCGCCAGGCTGGGAATCAAACCAGCAGGCCATCACCCGTTTCCAAGATGAAGTCGGGGGCAACCTCAAAAAAGGCGATCCAGGTGTTCACGTTCTGGCCGGCGGCGGCGACAGCGGCTACCGAAGCGTGCCCGGCACTAATGGTGGGGATCACTGGCGCGTGGTGCCACGCCACCACATATTCGATAGCGAGCCGTTATCCGCACGCGCACCGGCCATCGCCGAACGCGTCGACAGCCGGCAGATCACGCTCAACCGACAGAGTACCGAGGCACTCGGTGTCGCCGACGGCGACAATCTGTCGATCACGCTTGATGGCGACACCCTGACGCTGCCTGTGGCGATTGACGAGAGCTTACCCGCTCGGGTCATCGGCATTCCCATTGGTGCCCAAGGCGCAGCCACCGTCCACGCCGCAAGCCGGGTCGACACATGATTCTGGGGGTCCCAACTGATACATTCGTCAACGCCCTACTGAAGGGTGTGGAGACCATCGTCATCCTGTTCGCGGTGGTCATCGCCGCCGCGCTCCTGATTTGGGTCGAACGCCGACTGCTCGGCCTCTGGCAGGACCGCTACGGCCCCAATCGGGTCGGGCCCTTCGGCATCCTTCAAGTAGCCGCGGACATGATCAAGATCTTCTTCAAGGAAGACTGGATCCCACCGTTCGCCGACAAGCCCGTATTCATCATCGCGCCGGCGGTCATCCTGTTGACCTCCCTCATGACCTTTGCCGTGGTGCCATTCACCGCAACCATCGGCGTAGTCGATCTCAACATCGGCCTGCTGTTCATGCTGGCGATGAGCTCGCTCGGGGTCTACTCAGTGATTCTGGGCGGCTGGGCGTCGGACAACAAATACGCCATGCTGGGCGGCCTGCGTACCGCCGCGCAGATGATTTCCTACGAAGTATTCATGGGGTTGGCACTGCTCGGCGTCGTCATGCTCGCGGGCAGCTTCAATCTGCACACCATCGTCGAATCACAGGCCGGCCTCTGGAACGTGGTCACCCAATTCCCGTCATTCGTGATCTTTCTGATCGCCGGTTGCGCCGAAATCCACCGCGCACCGTTCGACCTGCCCGAAGCCGAGCAGGAACTGACGGCCGGTTACCACACTGAGTACTCCGGCATGAAGTTCGGCATGTTCTTCGTCGGTGAATATCTCGGTATCGTGCTTATATCCAGCCTGATCACCGTGCTCTTTTTCGGTGGCTGGCTCGGTCCGGTATTGCCCGGCATCGTCTGGTTCTTGATCAAGACCGGCTTTTTCATCCTCTTTTTCGTCTTACTGCGCGCGGCGACCGTTCGGCCGCGCTACGACCAGCTGATGAGCTTCGGCTGGAAAATTCTGCTACCGATCGCATTGGCCAACGTGGCCATAACCAGCGCGGTCGTGGTTGCTACGTCGTAGGTCCGCCGTGTTCGTTAGTCTCCGCTACACGAGTTTTGTCCGATGCTAAGTATTCTGCGCACGATCTGGATGATCTTCCTGCACAGCTTTCGCAAGCGCGATACCGTTTTGTATCCGGAAGAAAAACCATACTTGCCACCGCGCTATCGGGGACGGATTGTATTGACACGCGATCCGGATGGCGCCGAGCGCTGTGTTGCCTGCAATCTGTGTTCGGTCGCCTGCCCGGTCGACTGCATCAGTGTGATCAAGGGCGAGGACGAAAGCGGACGCTGGTATCCGGATACCTTCCAGATCAACTTCTCACGCTGTATCTACTGCGGTTACTGTGAAGAAGCCTGCCCGACCTACGCCATCCAACTCACGCCCGACTTCGAGATGGGCGAATTCGACCGCCAAAAGATGGTTTACGAGAAATCCGATCTGACCATCAGCGGCGTCGGCAAGCGGCCGGGCTACAACTTTTACCGGGTTGCCGGCATGGCCGTCGGCGGCAAGGACAAGGGCGAAGCCGAAAACGAAGCCGAACCCGTCGACGTCAAAACACTGCTGCCCTGATCCATCGCTATGGAAATCGTTTTTTACATTGCTGCACTGGTTGCTATCGCCACCACCATTCGCGTGGTGACCTGCGCCAACGCCGTCCACGCGCTGCTATATCTCATCGTGTCGCTCATGGCGGTAGCAGTGGATTTCTACGTGCTGGGCGCCCCATTCGCGGCCACGCTGGAAGTCATCGTCTACGCCGGCGCGATCATGGTCCTGTTCGTATTCGTGGTCATGATGCTCAGCATCAACGAAACGACGATTCATAACGAACGCAAGTGGCTCACCGGCCAACTCTGGATTGGCCCGGGTGTGATGGCCATCATTCTGCTGACTGTGGTCGGCTAC
Encoded proteins:
- the nuoG gene encoding NADH-quinone oxidoreductase subunit NuoG, which encodes MATITIDGRQYEVDETDNVLKVALSKGFDLPYFCWHPELHSVGACRQCAVKQYKDENDTQGQIAMACMTPASDGARFSVADDDAAEMRAQVVEWLMINHPHDCPVCEEGGECHLQDMTLMTGHTRRRYTGAKRTHRNQDLGPFISHEMNRCIACYRCVRYYRDYADDNDLRALGSHMNVYFGRESDGPFENEFSGNLVEVCPTGVFTDKTLGAQYIRKWDMQNAPSICTHCSLGCNTSPGSRKGELKRIQNRYHGEINHYFLCDRGRFGAGFVTREDRPRQPLARDANGVLEPVAQDEALATVRQALAGGRAIGVGSPRSSLEDNYALRHLVGGDHFVNGMSGADTAASHAVRDLLSAHTDRVASLRETENCDAVFVIGEDVTQTAPRLALSLRQAAKNKHFELAKAQKIPKWHARAVRDEGRHNYSPIFQATPAATRLDDVTLGATHADADGIAALAFAVAHALDANAPAPDGLDDALTEHANDIAEALKSARKPLIVVGTGLGHAPVVEAAGNVMSALAAANDATRMVSTLMEANSLGMAMLDAPSVDGALDAIESGQVDTLVVNQNDLYERAPASRVDAALRQLKSLVVLDHSLTRTTARADSVLPSGSFAESDGTLINNEGRAQRFFQVFIPEGPMQEAWRWCADLARALERPVRWNGMDDLIAGLVADLPQFTGIEDAAPSQSFRKAGMRFPRSPHRNAARTALYADVDVRERRPEVDADSPLSYSMEGYYGTDQPSELLAYAWAPGWESNQQAITRFQDEVGGNLKKGDPGVHVLAGGGDSGYRSVPGTNGGDHWRVVPRHHIFDSEPLSARAPAIAERVDSRQITLNRQSTEALGVADGDNLSITLDGDTLTLPVAIDESLPARVIGIPIGAQGAATVHAASRVDT
- the nuoH gene encoding NADH-quinone oxidoreductase subunit NuoH, whose amino-acid sequence is MILGVPTDTFVNALLKGVETIVILFAVVIAAALLIWVERRLLGLWQDRYGPNRVGPFGILQVAADMIKIFFKEDWIPPFADKPVFIIAPAVILLTSLMTFAVVPFTATIGVVDLNIGLLFMLAMSSLGVYSVILGGWASDNKYAMLGGLRTAAQMISYEVFMGLALLGVVMLAGSFNLHTIVESQAGLWNVVTQFPSFVIFLIAGCAEIHRAPFDLPEAEQELTAGYHTEYSGMKFGMFFVGEYLGIVLISSLITVLFFGGWLGPVLPGIVWFLIKTGFFILFFVLLRAATVRPRYDQLMSFGWKILLPIALANVAITSAVVVATS
- the nuoI gene encoding NADH-quinone oxidoreductase subunit NuoI encodes the protein MLSILRTIWMIFLHSFRKRDTVLYPEEKPYLPPRYRGRIVLTRDPDGAERCVACNLCSVACPVDCISVIKGEDESGRWYPDTFQINFSRCIYCGYCEEACPTYAIQLTPDFEMGEFDRQKMVYEKSDLTISGVGKRPGYNFYRVAGMAVGGKDKGEAENEAEPVDVKTLLP
- the nuoJ gene encoding NADH-quinone oxidoreductase subunit J — translated: MEIVFYIAALVAIATTIRVVTCANAVHALLYLIVSLMAVAVDFYVLGAPFAATLEVIVYAGAIMVLFVFVVMMLSINETTIHNERKWLTGQLWIGPGVMAIILLTVVGYTLVTGNDGATINGHALSAHAIGMNLFGPYVLVVELVAFVLLAALVVAAHLGRQRPDRAQRLAENGRTDIDKR